The nucleotide sequence GGCCGTCCTGTTGACCCCGGGGCAACGGCACGACGGCGTCTGCGCGAGGCCTCTGCTCGAACGCATCCGAGTGCCCCGATGCGCCAGCACGGCCGTTCATGCATGAGCATCTAGTCTGCCGGGCGGTGTCCAGCGGCGGAAGGACACGATCGGCCGCTGGGCGCGGGCCTAGACGCGGGTGCGTACGATGCGAAGCGCCCTGTCCCCGGCAGCTGCAATGCCGGGGACAGGGCGCCTCTTGGTGTGAGGGTCAGGCGGTGACGCGCTCGATCTCGACGGCGAGGACGCCCAGAGCCTCCTTCTCGGGGCCGTAGATGCGTCGGATGTTCGTCAGCTGCTGCTCGCGCGGGGAGTCGGGGTTGACGTTCTCCGGGCCCTCGGTGTCGAGCATCTCCTCGAACGAGGCGTAGCGGGCGACGCGGACGACGCGGACCAGGCATTCGTCCTGTCCGCAGGCGAACTTGATGTGCTGGCCGGCGGTCAGGTTGCGCAGGTTGGCGTACTGGACGCGGACCTCGATCGTTTTGCGGCCGGAGGCCACGAGGTCGAAGTAGCGGCGGTAGAGGTTCATGTGCCGGGCGCGGGGCTGGGCTGGGGCTGCGGTGTGGCGGGTCATGAGGCGGTCGATCTCCTGGGTGGTGTAGGAGCGGTAGAAGTGCTTGGGGTCGGCGAGCATGACGCCGACCAGCCAGACCATGGCGTCGACGTAGTCGTCGACGCTGCCGTCCCAGGCGGTGGCGTCGAGCATCCACGGCCTGGCGCCGGGCGGGGGTGGCACGGTGCCCTCGCGGATCAGCGTTTTCGACAGCTTGGCGCCGGTGTCGGTGAGCACCATCGGGGTGAAGATGCGCGGCGGGGCGCCGGGGCCGGGCAGGGCGGCGAAGGCTTCGTCGACGAGCTGGCAGCCGTAGGCCCAGTCGCCGCCCTTGACCATGAGTTGAGGGTGCGCGGCGGTGAGGGCAGGCGTTCTTTGACGAGGTTGCGGTAGAGGGTGGCGAGGTCGAGGTACGGCTCGGGTCGGTCGGGGGTGACCAGGACCTCGTAGGGGCCGTGGTCGGTGCACACGGCTTTGAACACGGCGCCGCCGGAGCCGTGGATGTCCAACCGGGTGCGTTCGGCGCGTTTTTCGGCCCAGCCGCAGGTGGGGCAGGGCAGCCGGACGTGGACGATGCCGTGGGAGGGGGCCAGGGCCCAGCGGATCTGCTCGAGGCGCTCGAGCGTGGCGAGGAAGCCGAGCCGGTAGGCGGGGTCGGCCTGCTGCTGGGTGTAGGTGTGGACTTCGTAGTCGATGCCGGTGGCGTCGGCGAGGCTGTCGAAGAAGCCGCGGTAGTACTTGCCGATCATGTCGGCGACGCCTTCCGCGCCCAGGGCGTGGAAGTAGGTGATCTGGTAGGCGTGGTGGGTCTCGGGGTCCAGGCGGATCTCGTGCGGGGCGTTGTCCAGGGCGCCGAAGCGCACGGTGGCGTCGATCCCGAAGTTCCTGCGCACGGCCCGGGCGAGGAGGAACGCGGCGGTCTGCACCAGTGAGGTCCCCAGGTGCGGGGCGCCGTTGATCTGGGTGCCGACGCTGAAGATGACGTTCTCCGGCTTGGTGGCCTGGATCCTGGGGCGGATCAGGTCGACCGCGCGGGCCATGCAGTTGGCGGTGACGTTGTTGGGTGAGACGAGTAACGGCGTTGTCATCGTTCTTCCCCCAGAGGGTGAGGTCAGGTGTTTGAGGTGGCGGGCGGTGCGGAGATCTGGGCGAGGATGAAGTCGACGCGCGCCGGGGCGGAGTCGACGGGTACGAAGATCGGCCGGTAGCCGGCGTCGTAGTAGCCCTGGATGATCAGCTGGTGGACCCGGGCGATCTCGCGTTCGCGGGCCCACACCGTGTCGTCGGCGGTGGTGAAGTCGTCCAGGGCGTCCAGGACGAACACGGTGTCGTAGCGGTAGGTGCGCGCGGCCTCCTCCAGCTCGGGGTAGGGGCCAAGGCCGAAGAAGGCGTCCCAGCCGTAGCCGTCGGGGATGCCCCGGTTGTAGAACCGGTCGCCGGCCTTGTGGGCGCAGTACTCGGTGATGAAGCCCTCTAGGACCTCGCGTGAGTAGTCGCGGCGGTCGCTGACCTGAAGGTGGCGGCCGAGCCGGTCACGGTGCTTGCGGTAGATCTCGCGGGCGATCTCACCGGTGGAGGCGGGCAGACGGCGCTCGTGGAGCTCGTCGAAGACCGCCTCCTTCCCCGATGAGGGGCCGCCGGTGATGACGAAGCGGCGGGGCGGATGTGGTGTGCTCACGCGGTTCTCCTCGAGGTGGTGTCGGTCAGCTGCTCGGTCAGAGCGCGGTGCCAGGCGTCGCGGATCCGCGCGCCGTCGCCGGACTCACCGAGCTGGGCGATGAAGTCCTGCAGATCGGCCATCACGGGAAGGCGGGACAGCAGCGCCAGGTCGGTCGGGGGCAGCTGGGGAAGGGGCCCGGCCAGCTTCTCCAGGTCGGCCGGCGCGACCGGAGCGGGGTCGGCGGGCAGCAGGACCGGCCCGTAGGCGGCGCGGTAGCGGGCGATGGCCATCCGCAGCGCGGCGTACCGCCACAGCACCTCATCCGCGCTCTCCAGCGGTACGGCGGTGTCCATGCTGGCCAGCCGTGCCGTTCTCAGCAGCGCGGCACGCAGCGCGTACAGGCGGGACCACAACTCGCACAGTGCTTCCTCGTGTTCGGCGACCTCCCAGGCGAACACGTCCGGCGGCAGCCGCAGCGATCCCGCGTCGGGCGACAGGCGGGGAGCGGCCGCGTGGGCGGCCGTGAAGGCCTGGGCGTCGGCCAGCAGTTGTTCGGCGAGCAGGCTGCAGATGCGGGGTTCGATGTGCTTGCGGAAGTGGTGCACCTCGTAGCCGGAGGCCGTGGCGGCCTCCGCCCGGCGAGCTGTCAGCGTCATGCCCGTCGTGGCGGGGACGGCACCGAACAGCAGCCGGGCGGCCGGGGCGAGGGGGGCGTGCGGCAGGCGGGCCAGCTGCCCGCGGAGCACCCCGTCCAGGGCGTGGGCTCGCACGGCCAGATCGTTCGAACCGTGAGCCCGCGCCACGACGCCGGGCAGGTCCAGCAGCTCACCGCCGACGACGGCAGAATCGAGCGGCAGTCCCCGGCGCAACAGGCGCCGCAGCGCGGCCGCCAGCGTCTCGGCATCGGTGGGCATGAGACCTCCCTTCAAGGGGTCTACCCACAAAATACCCACTCTGATGCCCAAAAAATACCCACATGCTTAGGAAGGCATGAAGCGGACTCTCACGCCCTCACAGATCACCGCGTCTACCTGAGCAACGGGGTATGAGGCTCACAACTGGCCGGCCTGCCTCGCCGGCTCCATTCACGGACGCGGGAGAGCCGGGATGGGCCCGCCGGGAATGGAGACCCCTGCGGCGCATGGCCTGGTCGCGGCCGCGGCACCGGGCGGTGCAGAACTGTTGCGCGGACGAGGGTGGACTCGGGCAGCGGCTGGGCGCAGGTGTGGCAGTGGCCGGCCTCGATGACCGGGCCAGCTTCTGGAGCAGCCGCCGGACGCGCGAGCCCGGCCGGGCCGGACGGTGCCTGACTGCCCGGCCCGGCGGCCGCCGGGCATGCTGCGCGTTGCGAGGGAAGGGGAGTCCGACCCTCTGCGGATACGCGTTGAGGCCCCGCACCGGTGCGGCAGTGCAGTACGGGGCCTCAGGAGCACCCGGCGGTCAGGCCCGCGAGGCGGTTTAGTGCCGCGTCTCCCACCACAGGAGCAGCAGTGTCACGGCCCCCGCTGCCGAGTTTGTACGCGGCGCCGTGCAGGAACTGACCGGGGACGTTTCGCCCCTGTTGACCCGTCCATTTGCCCAGGTGGCGGATGGTTTCGACGCATCGTTTGCCCCAGCGGGACGGGTGCTTGGGCTGGCGTTTCGCGTTACTCTCGTCCATACGGAGTTCCTCTCGTTAACGGCGTGCTGGAACACCGCGCAAGGAGCCCTCCCAACTCAGAGCCTAGGTCCTGTCTGATAATTGATCTTGTGATGGGTCGTGGTGAGCTGACGGATGCGGCGTGGGAGCGGATGGCGCCGCTGTTGCCGGGTGTTGACGGGCGGGGTCGTCCGTGGCGGGATCACCGGCAGGTGATCAACGGGGTGTTGTGGCGGTTGCGGACGGGTGCTCCGTGGCGTGACCTGCCGGAACGCTTCGGGCCGTGGCAGACGGTCTATGAGCGGTTCGCCCGGTGGGAGGCGGACGGGACCTGGGCCCGCCTGCTCGAGGAGGTCCAGGTCCGCAACGACTCGGCCGGGGCGGTGGAGTGGACCGTGTCGGTCGACTCCACGATCAACCGTGCCCACCAGCACGCCGCCGGCGCCCGCAAAAAGGGGCGGCGTCGAGGGACGAACTGGAAGATCCGGAACGCGCGGCGGGTCGTCAGGCGCTCGGCCGGTCCCGCGGCGGGCTGACCACGAAGGTCCACCTCGCCTGTGACGGCCGGGGCCTGCCCCTGGCCGTCCTCGTCACGCCGGGCAACGTCAACGACTCCACCGCCTTCGACGCGGTCCTGGACGCGGTGAGAGTGCCCCGGACCGGCGTCGGTCGGTCGCGCCGCAGGCCCGACGCGGCCATCGCCGACAAAGCGTATTCGTCACGGGCGATCCGCCAGACGCTGCGGCGCCGCGGCATCCGGGCGGTGATCCCGGAGAGAGCGGACCAGAAGGCCAACCGGATACGGCGCGGCCGGGCCGGCGGCAGACCACCGGCCTTCGACCGCGATCTCTACAGTGTGGCGATCACTGGGTTCCCCTGCTGTGGTTTTCCGAGCCGCCGAAGCCATGTTCGAAGCCCCTGAGCATGGGGTCGAGTTCCGCTGCCGCGCTGCACAGGGAGCACAGCCGGGTCCCGGGGTGCTCTGCGGCGTCCAGCGCCTGGTCCAGTGTCAGCTTCGGTGCTCCGGTGGGTGCTTCGTCGCAGTCGACGGCATGGATGACGCCCCGGCCGGGACCGCGGTTGCCGTTCAGCTTCTGCAGGACCCAGCCCGAGGGCCGGCGTTCCCCGAGGATCTGCTGCTCCGTCGACGGGGGCGGCAGCCGGGTAGTGGGGACGTCGTCGTACGAGACGCCGGGCGCCTCCCGCGCGCCGCTCGATGAGGTTGGCTCAGGCGAGCTCGACACCACACGGTGCCGGCCGAGTCGTGGTCCACCTGTTTCTCTCGTCTCAGCAGGCCGTGCGCTGGCGATCGTCGATATGTCTCCTCGGCGCCGACCAGGGCGACGGGGCCGCCGCCCTTCCGGCAAGCCGGTCATCGGCTCGACCGGCCCTGACTCGGCACGCTGGCCGTGGCCGCGGTGGGGTTGATCTCGGGCGGCGGTTGGCGGGCGAGAGCGGTGGCGGTCAGGGCGGTGACCGCCATCGCGGCGATGCCGACCAGTGCTGCGGTGGTGTAGGCGTGGTCGTTCGGGAAGAGATGACCGGTGTCGGTGCCGGTGGCCAGGACCAGGCCGCCTATCGCGCTGCCCAGGGAGTACCCGACGCTGCGGACGACGTAGTTGAAGCTCATCGCGCTCGACGTCTCGCTCTTGGGCGTGACGGCCAGGATGACGCCGGGCATGGCGGCTGAGAAGCTGCCGACGCCGAAGCCCAGCACACCCATCGCGACGAGCAGTTCGGCCAGGTTCGACCGGGCCGCGGCGAAGAGGACGAACCCGCCGCCGACGATGACGGCGCTGCCGGCCAGGAGCAGGGGTGCGTCGATCAGCGTCCGAACCCGGGGCGTGAGTTTGCCGGCGACGAACCCCAGCACCGAGAACGGGACGAGGACCAGCCCGGCGGCGAAGGTGGTCAGCCCGAAGCCGTAGCCGGCGCTGTGCGGCGTCTGCGCGTACCGCGTGATGAGCGTGAGCAGGAGGTACATGCCGCTCCCGCCGACGAACATGGCGATGTTCGCTCCGGCGACCGCCGGGTGCCGTACCGCCCGGACATCGACCAGGGGCGCCTTGCTGCGCAGCTCGGAGGCGATCCAGACGCACAGCAGGAGCACGGCGACGACGGCGAGGATCACCGCCACGGCGAGGTGACGGCTCCACAGGCTCCGCTGGCCGGCCAGGAACAGGACGAGGAACAGTCCACCCGCGAGGACGAGCGCGCCCGCCACGTTCACGTGAGCGGAGCGGCCTTCGGGAGCCGCGGGTATGGAACGCCACGCGGTCAGGAAGGCGACAGCGGTGACGAACAGACCGAAGCCGTAGGCGGCCCGTACGCCGCCGATCTCGGCGAGCAGTGCGGTGAGCGGGTAGCCGACGCCGGCGCCGATGATCGAGACCACCGAGATCAGGGCGATCGTCGCCGTGCTGCGCTCCTCGGGAAGATGGTCCCGGGCCACGCCCATCATCAGCGCCGTCAGACCGAGCCCGACGCCTTGGGCCGCCCTGCCGATGAGCAGCCCCGCGAACGGCAGCGGCAGCACGGTCAGCGCACTGCCGACGACGACGATCGCCAGCGTGGCGAGGATCGTGGCCCGTCGGTGCGGTCCGGCTCCGAGCCGGCCGAGGACGGGCGTGGCGACGGCGCCGCTCAGCAGTGCGACGGTCAGCGTCCACTGCGCGCTGTCGAGCGAGACGTGGAACGTGGTCGCCACACTGGTGATCAGCGGCGTCCCGAGGCTGGCGACCGCCGCCACGACCAGGGCGATGAACATCAGGGCGGGGACCAGGAGCCGCGCCTCGGAGCGCTCCGGGGTGCGCCCCGTCACCGCTTCGGCCCTTCGCGGTCCTGGCTTTCGAGCTCTGCCAGGTGCGTCAGCGCCGGAAGCGCCGCCACCAGGGCCTCGACCTCGTCGTCGGCGAGTTCGTCGATCAGCCGCGCGAACGCATCGACGCCCGCCTGGCGCCGCGTCTGAACGTACGACGTGCCGGCCTCGGTCAGACACACCAGCGTGACCCGCTTGTCGGACGCGTCGCCCCTGCGCTCGACCAGTCCGGACTCCTCCATCACCCGGACCAGCACGGTCATCGCGGGCTGGGTGACACCCTCGATCACGGCCAGATCGGTGATGCGTCGAGGGCCGGTCCTGTGCAGGGTGGCCAGGGTGGCGGCGGACGTGATGCTCATATCGCGCGGAAGGCGTCTCACAGCCCTGGTGGCCAGCCCGTAGAGGGCCGACCCGATCGCAGTGGAAGCGTCACGAGTGGCGTCTTGACGGCTCATGCGTGAAGCATACAATATTTATATGAATGATTTATGCATCTCGCTCCCCGAACACCGTGACCCAGCCCCGCACCCGGCGCACCAGACGGCGGTCGCCGTCGGCGCCATGGCGGACGCTGTGCGCCGCGCCCTGGCCGAAGACCGCGCCGAGGACGACATCACCACCCGCTGGTCGGTGCCGGACGGCACCCGCGCCCATGCGCGCGCCGTCGCCCGCCAAGACGGCGTGATCGCCGGCACGGCGATCCCAGGCGAGGTGTATCGGCAGCTCGGCAGCGATGTCGTCGTCACCGAGCACGTTCAGGACGGCGACCGCGTTCACACCGGGCAGGACCTGCTCACGCTGGCCGGACCCGCACGAGAGATCATCACCGGCGAGCGGACAGCTTTGAACTTCCTGCAACGCATGTCTGGCATCGCCACCGCCGCCGCGGCCTTCGCGGAGGCGGTGACCGGGCTTCCGGCACGGATCCTGGACACCCGCAAAACAGCGCCCGGGCTTCGGGCGCTCGACAAGGCCGCGGTCGCCGCCGGCGGAGTGAGCAACCACCGGCTCGACCTCGCGGCGATGGTCCTGCTCAAGGAGAACCACATCGCCGCGGCGGGCGGCGTGAGCGCCGCGATCGCGGCAGTGCACGCGTGTAACACGCGGGGCGTCGCCGTCGAGGTGGAGGTCGAGTCGGCAGCCCAGGCCATCGAGGCGCTGAGCGCGGGAGTCGAGTGGATCATGCTGGACAACATGTCCATCGAAGACATGCGGCACATTGTGACACTGCGAGGGTCGGAAGGGCCCCGACTCGAGGCGTCTGGATCCATCACGCTGGACACGGTCAGGGCCGTCGCAGAGACCGGAGTCGACGCGATATCCGTCGGTGCCATCACCCACAGCGCGCCGGCGTTCGACCTCAGTCTGCTGCTGACGCCGACGGCACCAGCGGGTGGCGGACACCCGGCGAGGTTCGGATGAGGCAGTGTCTCCTCCTGCGCGGACGGGCTGGAATGCCCGCCATGGCCGACCCCCTCGACCGGGAGGCCTTCGTTTCCGTCTCCGGCACGTTCCCCCGCCGCCGAAGGCGCCCGGGGCGCTGAGGAAGACTTCGCCGGGACGCGAACCGGCAGCCGCGGGTGGCAGAGACGAACCAGACCGGATCAGCACGTCCTCACACATGCCCGGTGCTCCGTCGCCGGGATCGAGCAATCTGAGCGTCAATTGGAAGGGCGCTTGCGGCCCGCGATCTTCTTACCCGCGTCGATGCCCTGACCGGCGGCCGGGACGTTCGCTGTGTCTTGACGCTCTGTCCGTCCAGCACACACGCACTCGGCTCGGCATCCCGGCCTTCGGCTTCCTCACCTGCGTGAGGCGGGACGCTCGCCTCACGCGGCGTCTGCCAACAGGACGGAATCCAGCTTCGTCACCTGCACCACCCGTGCGACCAGCGGCCGGAGCGGGCCTATCACGCACAGGGACCCGCCCGCAGCCAGGGCCAGCGCACGAACGCCGAGCAGCACGCCCAGGCCCGAGCAGTCGCACACCGGAAGTCGACCCGCCCCCGTCCCAGTGCTGAGACAAGGCGCTGTGCACCCCGACGGGGATGCACAGAAGGCGAAAGAGGAAGACAACGAACAGTCCACTCCTCGCAGAGCTTTGCACAACGCCGCCTGTCTGGCGGCTAGCTCGCGAGAAGACCGTCCGAACCATGGACCGATACGGCGCGGACCGTCTGGGTCACGACCAGCTGGCAGGGCTACGGGCACGCATCGCGCGGTGCCGGGCGGGGGCGAGCAGTCCGTCAGACGGCGGCGGTGGTGGTACCGCCGAGGTGTCGTGCAGGGGGAGGCGCGGGCCGTAATGCGTTTGCCGACCGGCTCCTGCTCGACGAACAGTTCATCGGTGATGGCCTTGACGATCTCCAGCCCGTGTTGGCCGATACGGTCGGGATCGGCGGCTCGGGCCGCGGGCACGGTGGGGTCGCTGTCCCACACGACGACGTCCACGGCGCGGGTGTTGATGCGCAGTTCCACCAGGACCGGGCCGGGGACGTGCTTGCAGGCATTGGTGACCAGCTCACTGATCACCAGCTGGGTCAGGTCCCTCGTACGGGCGGATACCGACAGGAGGTAGTCGGCTTCGGCCTGGTCGAGGAAGGCGAGGGCGTGCTGGCGGGCGTCGGCGATGCAGCCGTCGTCTCGGCCGAGGGTGTATCCGGCGCGGATCAGGTGCTCGTCCGGCTCGGTACGGCCGTCACCGTCGTCATGGGATGCCTCGGGCGTCGCCCTCATTGACCGTTCACAAGCGCGCCACTACCCCCGAGCCCGTCATACATGTCACAGGCATGTTATTCAACGTGATCAGCTGCCTCATGGGGTCTTGGCGGTGGGGCAGAATCGTCCGTGCACGCCCTGTCCCAGGGCTGGCACAAGCGCAGGCGAGGAGACGGTGAGCGACATCGAGAACGCGGACCGGCCAGACCGGTTCTCCGCCGTACACCGCATGGTCGGCGGCGTGCGGGTCGTGACCGTGCAGGGCAAGATCGACAACGACGTCCAAGAACTGCTCAGCAAAGCGCTGCTGTCCGGAGACGACGCGGCGCCGCCGTCGCGGATCGTAGTAGACCTCGGCGGCGTGACCTTCATGGACTCCAGCGGCATCAACGTCTTCATCACCGCCCACCAGGCCGTAAGCGGCACGCAAGGGTGGGTGCGGATCGCCGCCGCCCAGAACCCCGTCCTGCGCGTCCTGCAGCTGGTCGGCCTCGACGCCATCATCACCTGCCACCCCACCCTCGAGCAGGCCCTGAACCCCTGAGCCCTACTGCGGGCGCGGGGTGTCCTCCTGGCCCGAGTACCACTGCACGGCCTCATACGTGAAAGACGCCATCGCTGTCGGTCAGCGCGGTCGCCGTTTCGGGTCCTCGACCTTCCCGAGCTCATCGGGGCGCGAGAGGGGTCCACTCCTCGTAGTTGCGCCCTATCGAGGGATCCGAGCAGCACTCGACGGCCCTCGTGCGGGGCGAGGTATACAAACCCGGATTTTGTTGACATCGCAACGGGTTTGCGTTTGCGTGGGGCTGTCGACTCCGTGGGCACTTCCTCGGGGGAAGAACGAGGTGGTCCCATGGACGCATCCCTTCTGACTGTCTCCCAGCACACCACTGCTCAGGGAGTGCACGTCCTGACGCCGCACGGCGAGATCGACCACAGCAGCGTGGCATTTGCGGGCTGGGCGTTCGACAGCGGCGCGGGCGACCGATGCGCGCCGTGCACGGTCGTCGACTTCGAGCACGTCACGTTCATGGACTCCAGCGGCCTCCACTTCCTCCTCTACGCCTACCTTGCCGCACAGGAGAGTGACGGCTGGATCCGCCTGGCGAACGTTCCCCCAGCCGTGCAGCGCCTACTGCGCATCGTCGGCCTCGATGAGCTCCTGCCGACCTATGCCACGCTCCAAGCCGCCCTCCCGCCTGAAATCGTTGCGCCGTGAAAGCAGAAGCGGGGCGGGCGGCCATGCGGACAGGGTGGCCGCCCATGCGCGCTGTCACAAGCTGAGGTAGAAGCGCACGGTCGTGCCGTCTTCGCCGGTGTGTACGCGCACCAGGTCGGCCACGTAGTGGACCAGCATCAGGCCCCGGCCGCCGAGCTGGTCGCGCCCTGGCGGGCGGCGGCCGGCCAGCGGATCGGCCAGCCGGCCCGCATCGCGGACTCACACACCAGCTGCCCCTGCTCGGCCCAGATGGCGAGTGTCCCGCGGCCTCCGCCGTGGACCACGCTGTTGGTCGCCAGCTCCGCGACCGCCAGCTCCACATCCATCAGCCGCTCCCCGGCCATTCCCAGCCGCATCGCCTGAGCGAGGGCGAACCGGCGAACCGCCCGGAAGGTCCTCACCACCGTAGGAGAAGGCCGCAGCGTCCGGTGCGGGCGCAAGCGCCTGGTTGTACCGATCGACGACCGCCTGCCAGTTGTAGACGTCGCTGACCGACTCGTGTCCGTCCCCGCTGATGAGGGTCGGGTGGGTGACCTTCGCATCGGCGATCACCTGCGGATCAGCCGCACCTCGTCGTAGGGGCTCAGGATCGTCACCGCCCGGTCCTCGAACGCGGCGTTGATCAGCGCCTCGTGCTGCGCGCACGCCGGGTACTCCACCGCGCTGCGCCCGGCCCAGATCGGCTCGCCGATGATCCGCACACGCCCCTTCGGGTGGGCGTCGGCGAATCCGCGCAGCACCTTGGGGATGATCCGCCCCGGGTTGCGGCCGGCCTCGGCCATGTCCAGGAACAAGATGCCTTCCGCGTCCCGCCCAGGCCTGCATCAGCTCCAGGTTGGGGCGGGCGCCGCGACGGCCATCGGCTCGCCGTTGGTCAGGCCCTCGCGCAGGAAGGCCACCGTCTGCCGCGTGTACTCCTGCTCGGTGCGGTAGAAGAGGGCAGGATGCACGAACGCCTCGTGTGGGTGGTGGTCACCGTGCTCATCACAGAGCCACCTCGACCCGGTCCACCCGCGGCAGCTGCGGCGGGGGATTCTCGACCACGACCCTCCCGTCGTGCAGGTTCATGGCGGTGACCGCCAGCGCGGTCACCCCCGCCACGTCGACGAACGCCACATCCGCAAGCTCCACGTACGACACGTCCGCGTGCCGCCGGGCCAGCTCGGAGCGGGTGACTCCCCGAATCCAAGGGGACCTCGTCCGGTGCGGGGCCGTCAGAAAGGCGTGGGTGCCAGTGGATTGGTCCGGCCGCTGCGCCCGGTACGTGTGTGCTCGATCTGCCGGAATTCCCGGGTGGCGGTGGTCCCGGCCGATGTACGGCGTCCTTCACGCCTTCCGCTCGCGTCGCACCAGTCGCAGAGACTCCCGTTCGGTGCACGGTCACCGTGACCGTGCACCGAACGCACGCACCCAGTCGGTGCCTTCCCCGAACGCCAGGGCCATGAGTGACGCTGCCTCCGCCTCTGCCGTTTCCCAAGCATGACCACGTGAAAGTCAGTCACCGTTCTGTCTCTCACCGTAGCGGTCGCGGGGGTGAGACTCGGCACAGCCGCCCCCGCCTCCGCCGGCGGCATCGGTGATTTCCTCTCC is from Streptomyces rishiriensis and encodes:
- a CDS encoding transposase, producing MHLACDGRGRPLAVLLTPGQRHDGVCARPLLERIRVPRCASTAVHA
- the nadC gene encoding carboxylating nicotinate-nucleotide diphosphorylase, translated to MREAYNIYMNDLCISLPEHRDPAPHPAHQTAVAVGAMADAVRRALAEDRAEDDITTRWSVPDGTRAHARAVARQDGVIAGTAIPGEVYRQLGSDVVVTEHVQDGDRVHTGQDLLTLAGPAREIITGERTALNFLQRMSGIATAAAAFAEAVTGLPARILDTRKTAPGLRALDKAAVAAGGVSNHRLDLAAMVLLKENHIAAAGGVSAAIAAVHACNTRGVAVEVEVESAAQAIEALSAGVEWIMLDNMSIEDMRHIVTLRGSEGPRLEASGSITLDTVRAVAETGVDAISVGAITHSAPAFDLSLLLTPTAPAGGGHPARFG
- a CDS encoding MarR family winged helix-turn-helix transcriptional regulator; amino-acid sequence: MSITSAATLATLHRTGPRRITDLAVIEGVTQPAMTVLVRVMEESGLVERRGDASDKRVTLVCLTEAGTSYVQTRRQAGVDAFARLIDELADDEVEALVAALPALTHLAELESQDREGPKR
- a CDS encoding ATP-binding protein, producing the protein MSTPHPPRRFVITGGPSSGKEAVFDELHERRLPASTGEIAREIYRKHRDRLGRHLQVSDRRDYSREVLEGFITEYCAHKAGDRFYNRGIPDGYGWDAFFGLGPYPELEEAARTYRYDTVFVLDALDDFTTADDTVWAREREIARVHQLIIQGYYDAGYRPIFVPVDSAPARVDFILAQISAPPATSNT
- a CDS encoding DUF6233 domain-containing protein, which codes for MTGLPEGRRPRRPGRRRGDISTIASARPAETRETGGPRLGRHRVVSSSPEPTSSSGAREAPGVSYDDVPTTRLPPPSTEQQILGERRPSGWVLQKLNGNRGPGRGVIHAVDCDEAPTGAPKLTLDQALDAAEHPGTRLCSLCSAAAELDPMLRGFEHGFGGSENHSRGTQ
- a CDS encoding STAS domain-containing protein, whose amino-acid sequence is MDASLLTVSQHTTAQGVHVLTPHGEIDHSSVAFAGWAFDSGAGDRCAPCTVVDFEHVTFMDSSGLHFLLYAYLAAQESDGWIRLANVPPAVQRLLRIVGLDELLPTYATLQAALPPEIVAP
- a CDS encoding MFS transporter, which produces MFIALVVAAVASLGTPLITSVATTFHVSLDSAQWTLTVALLSGAVATPVLGRLGAGPHRRATILATLAIVVVGSALTVLPLPFAGLLIGRAAQGVGLGLTALMMGVARDHLPEERSTATIALISVVSIIGAGVGYPLTALLAEIGGVRAAYGFGLFVTAVAFLTAWRSIPAAPEGRSAHVNVAGALVLAGGLFLVLFLAGQRSLWSRHLAVAVILAVVAVLLLCVWIASELRSKAPLVDVRAVRHPAVAGANIAMFVGGSGMYLLLTLITRYAQTPHSAGYGFGLTTFAAGLVLVPFSVLGFVAGKLTPRVRTLIDAPLLLAGSAVIVGGGFVLFAAARSNLAELLVAMGVLGFGVGSFSAAMPGVILAVTPKSETSSAMSFNYVVRSVGYSLGSAIGGLVLATGTDTGHLFPNDHAYTTAALVGIAAMAVTALTATALARQPPPEINPTAATASVPSQGRSSR
- a CDS encoding ASCH domain-containing protein yields the protein MVLTDTGAKLSKTLIREGTVPPPPGARPWMLDATAWDGSVDDYVDAMVWLVGVMLADPKHFYRSYTTQEIDRLMTRHTAAPAQPRARHMNLYRRYFDLVASGRKTIEVRVQYANLRNLTAGQHIKFACGQDECLVRVVRVARYASFEEMLDTEGPENVNPDSPREQQLTNIRRIYGPEKEALGVLAVEIERVTA
- a CDS encoding STAS domain-containing protein — translated: MSDIENADRPDRFSAVHRMVGGVRVVTVQGKIDNDVQELLSKALLSGDDAAPPSRIVVDLGGVTFMDSSGINVFITAHQAVSGTQGWVRIAAAQNPVLRVLQLVGLDAIITCHPTLEQALNP